Genomic window (Escherichia fergusonii ATCC 35469):
ACCCAACACCAGAGCAAATTGAAGAAATTAAAGCTGCATGGCAGGTTCGCCACGACCAGGTTCTGGCGGCGGGCGGTTTACACATCATTGGTACAGAACGTCACGAATCACGTCGTATTGATAACCAGTTACGTGGTCGTTCCGGTCGTCAGGGGGATGCGGGTTCTTCGCGTTTCTACCTGTCGATGGAAGATGCACTGATGCGTATTTTTGCCTCTGATCGCGTTTCCGGCATGATGCGCAAACTGGGTATGAAACCAGGCGAAGCCATTGAACACCCGTGGGTGACCAAAGCGATTGCTAACGCCCAACGTAAAGTTGAAAGCCGTAACTTCGATATTCGTAAGCAGTTGCTGGAATATGATGATGTGGCTAACGATCAGCGTCGCGCAATTTATGCACAGCGTAACGAACTGCTGGATGTCAGCGATGTAAGCGAAACCATCAATAGCATCCGTGAAGATGTCTTTAAAGTCACAATCGACGCTTATATTCCGCCACAATCTCTGGAAGAAATGTGGGATATTCCAGGTTTGCAAGAACGCCTGAAAAACGACTTCGATTTGGATATGCCGATTGCAGAATGGCTGGATAAAGAGCCGGAGTTGCATGAAGAGACGCTGCGCGAACGTATTCTGACTCACGCCATCGAAGTTTATAAGCGTAAAGAAGAGATTGTTGGTGCTGAGATGATGCGCCACTTTGAAAAAGGCGTGATGCTGCAAACACTCGACTCCCTTTGGAAAGAGCATCTGGCAGCAATGGATTATCTGCGTCAGGGTATCCACCTGCGTGGTTACGCGCAAAAAGATCCGAAGCAGGAATACAAGCGTGAGTCTTTCTCAATGTTTGCTGCAATGCTGGAATCACTGAAATATGAAGTGGTCAGTACGCTGAGTAAAGTTCAGGTACGTATGCCGGAAGAAGTTGAAGAGCTGGAGCAGCAGCGTCGTATGGAAGCCGAGCGTTTAGCACAAATGCAGCAGCTGAGCCATCAGGATGACGACACTGCTGCAGCTGCGGCACTTGCTGCCCAAACGGGGGATCGTAAAGTGGGTCGTAATGATCCTTGCCCGTGTGGTTCTGGTAAAAAATACAAGCAGTGCCATGGCCGCCTGCAGTAATTAAATATTCACACATAAGGTAAAAGGCGCAGGATTCTGCGCCTTTTTTACAGGTTTAAAGCATGAAAAAACTGCAAATTGCGGTAGGGATAATCCGTAACCAAAAGCATGAAATCTTTATAACGCAGCGTGCAGCAGATGCGCATATGGCGAATAAACTTGAGTTTCCTGGTGGCAAAATTGAGGCGGGAGAAACACCCGATCAGGCAGTAATTCGCGAGCTGCAGGAAGAGGTTGGTATCACCCCAGAACGATTCTCACTGTTTGAAAAACTTGAGTATCAGTTCCCTGACAGACATATCACGCTTTGGTTTTGGTTGGTTGAAAGCTGGGAAGGTGAGCCGTGGGGTAAAGAAGGGCAACCGGGTCAATGGATTGCACTTGACAATCTGAATGCGGAAGATTTTCCTCCGGCTAATGAACCAGTAATTGCAAAGCTCAAGCGTTTACAGGTCGGATAAGACGTTACGCCGTATCCTACATTTACACCAGATGCCTGATGCGACGCTGGCGCGTCAGGCCTGGTATCCGACAATGTTACAAACATAACGTCCGGTTATTTTGGTTCTTCGCTCCAGTCATCGCTTTCGGACAGATCGCCACTGCTGGGAATGCGTTTTTCCTCTGCGGCCCATTCTCCCAGGTCAATTAGCTGACAACGTTTAGAGCAAAATGGACGAAAGGGGCTTATTTCTCCCCAGACAACAGTTTTCCCGCAGGTTGGACAATTAACGGTAATCGTTTCTGACATTTTTACCCCTTAGCAGCAGGCCAGTTCAAAGTCCAGGCGTTCTGGCACCAGACCATTTTCACTGTCCAGCGGCATGAATCGAATCGCAAAACGGCTCTTATGACCGGAAATTTGCGGATAGAGCTGTGAATCCAGTGGCAATTGCAGACGCAGCAGATCGGCATCTTCGCCATTATCCTGATAAAAACCATTCAGGCTGGTTTGTTTGCGGAATGGAACAGAATTACGAATTAAATCCAGAACCAATGTGAGCGCATGGTTAAGCGGGCTGAGGCTGGCGAGCCATGTTTCGATTTGTGCATCACGCATTGCCTGTGGCATATGCAGCCAAATATGCAGTGTCGGTAAATCAAAACTACAGCAGCCGCCAGGGATACTCAGACGCTGACGAACCAGAGCAATCAGGCGATCTTCACGTAAAAATTGCCCGATACGCGGTGCAGAAATCAAAATACTTCCTGCGTTTTTTAACTCTGTTCGTAGCGCTTCAATACGGTCCTGGTCAACGCCCGGAACTTCAATCCACGCCTGAAGTTTCCGTTGTTGGCGTTCCAGTTCTTTGAGGAGTTCAGTACGCACTTCACCACGTTCAAACACATCCAGCAGGTCGGCAATATTGCGGAAGAAATGCAAAGCGCCAGCATGATCGGCAACAGGCAGATTGACGGAGAGTTGTTGAATCAGAAATTCAATACGCAACCATGTGCGCATTTTTTCATTAAGAGGATGTTCAAAAAGAACCTGGGTGAGCATTATGGTTTTTCCTGTGAGACAAACTGCGCCGCGAGTTGTAAATACTTCGCGTGCAGGTGGGCGACATCCGATGCAATCGCATCCGCTGTGCCGTTATTATCAATAACGTCGTCTGCCACGGCAAGGCGCGCGTCACGCGTGGCCTGGGCAGCAAGAATTTGTTCAACATGCTCGCGCGTAACATCATCACGCCGCATAGTTCGTTTGAGCTGTGTTTCTGGCGTGACATCGATAACGAGGACACGATTCGCTTTTTTATATAATGCGTTTTCCACCAGCAATGGCACAACCCATAACACGTAAGGGGAAGTTGCACGTTGAATCTGACACTGGGTTTCCTGCTGAATCAAAGGATGAAGCAGGGCATTTAGCCAGGCTTTCTCCTCCGGGTGAGAAAATATTCGTTCTCGTAAAACCCGCCGTTTCAATGACCCATCTTCAGCAATAATTTCACGACCAAAATGTTCTTCGATTGCCTTAAGCGCGGGTTTTCCAGGTTCAACTACCTGACGTGCAATAATATCAGCGTCAATGATATTTATACCGAGACGGGCAAACGCATTTGCAACAGTGCTTTTACCACTACCAATACCGCCCGTTAAGGCTACCGTATACCTCATATATGTATATTCCTGGAATTAAACATATTAATCAGTTTGTTAAAAAATAAACGGTGGAAATGGCCGTTAAAGCGGATGGTACTTACCATTCGTCAGGTAAATTTATGGGATTGTAGCGTAAAAAAAGAGAATTTCGCAGTCTTGCACGGTACTGATTAGTGCGTATGATAGCGTCACTGGAGTTGTGCTTTAACCCTTACTGCCATTAACCCCAGGAATCCGCACATGCGTATCGAAGAAGATCTGAAATTAGGTTTCAAAGACGTTCTCATCCGCCCTAAACGCTCCACTCTCAAAAGTCGCTCCGATGTTGAACTGGAACGCCAATTCACCTTTAAACACTCAGGCCAAAGCTGGTCAGGTGTACCTATTATTGCCGCAAACATGGATACCGTTGGAACATTTTCCATGGCATCTGCACTGGCCTCTTTCGACATTTTGACTGCTGTTCATAAACATTATTCTGTTGAAGAATGGCTGGCGTTTGTGAACAGCTCTTCTGTCGACGTGCTGAAACATGTCATGGTTTCCACCGGAACTTCTGACGCTGATTTCGAAAAAACCAAACAAATTTTGGCGCTTAATCCGGCATTAAACTTCGTTTGTATTGATGTAGCGAATGGCTACTCCGAACATTTCGTCCAGTTTGTGGCGAAAGCGCGTGAAGCATGGCCGACCAAAACCATTTGTGCAGGCAATGTGGTAACTGGCGAAATGTGCGAAGAGCTGATCCTGTCTGGCGCTGATATCGTTAAAGTCGGCATTGGTCCAGGCTCTGTTTGTACAACTCGCGTGAAAACGGGTGTCGGTTATCCGCAACTTTCTGCGGTAATCGAATGTGCCGATGCGGCACACGGTTTGGGCGGTATGATTGTCAGCGATGGCGGTTGCACCACGCCGGGCGATGTCGCTAAAGCCTTTGGCGGCGGTGCCGATTTCGTGATGCTGGGCGGTATGCTGGCGGGTCACGAAGAAAGTGGCGGACGTATTGTCGAAGAGAACGGCGAGAAATTTATGCTGTTCTACGGTATGAGCTCCGAGTCTGCCATGAAACGCCACGTTGGCGGCGTTGCGGAGTATCGCGCGGCAGAAGGTAAAACGGTTAAGTTGCCGCTGCGTGGGCCGGTAGAAAATACCGCTCGCGATATTCTCGGTGGTCTGCGTTCCGCTTGCACTTATGTTGGTGCTTCTCGTTTGAAAGAGTTGACCAAACGCACAACGTTTATTCGCGTTCAGGAACAAGAAAACCGTATTTTCAATAGCCTGTAACCACGCAACGCTGGCGTGCAAACTCACGCCAGCGTTATCCCATTCCACTCATTGCATCTCCAAGATGGAATATTGGTAAATACATTGCCACTACCAACGTTCCGATAATGATCCCTGTCACCACCAGTAATGCTGGCTCCAGAAGAGCAGCCAGGCTGTCTGCAAGACTGAATGTATTTTCGCTGTGGTGCTGAGCAAGATTGTGCAACATGGAGTCCAGCGAACCAGACGCTTCACCTGTTCTCACCAGTTGCATACATAGTGGACTGAACTCTTCGGCGTTTTTTAATGCCAGCCAGATGGGATGCCCCGTGCTGATTTCCTGCTGCATTTGCCTTAACCGTTGTGACCAGTATGGGCAACTGATGGTTTCTCTGACACTCTCCAACCCCTGCAAAAACGAGATCCCAACACTTTGTGTTAACGCGAGAATAGTAAAAATCTGTGTGAGCTTTTGCCCGCGTATCAGCGCACCAACGACAGGACAGCGAAGCAGCAAACGCTGGCGAATAATAAGCCACTCTGTGTTGCGACTGATTAACCGATTTGCGATAGCCAGCAGGACGATTAAGGCCATTATTAACCCTCCCCACTGACTGATAAAATCAGCTGTAGCCATGACACCTTGTGTCAGTGCAGGCAAGGGCGTGTTGAAGGTTTTATAAATAGCGGCAAATTCAGGCAACACAAAATGCAGCATTGCTACAACCACAACAATAGCCAGCGTTAAAATGATCAGCGGATAGCGCAATGCTTTTTTCACTTTCTCTGCCAGCAAATGCTGTGCTTTTTGCTGGCGGGCCAGTTCAAAACAACATTCATCCAGCTTTCCGGTTAATTCACCTGTACGGATCATCGCCTGGTAAAGTGGGGGAAATACCTCTGACCATTGCGTTAATGCACGGGAAAGCGCATTGCCTTGCTCCAGTTCATGGGCCAGTGTCTGTAACAGTGCCTGCCATTGTTTACTGGGATGCTGCCCGGCAAGTAGCGCTAACCCTTCAGAAAGTGTTAGTCCAGCTTTTAGCAGCGTTGCTAACTGATGGATAACTTCTGCGCTTCTTCGTGAACTCCAGTGGGCCTTCTGCACGTTTATCTTTCTCATGCTTAGGGGCGTGATCCGCAACTGCTGCAAATTAAGCAGCAGTCCGGCACGGTTTTGTGCCCACAATACGCCTTCTTGTGCGTGGCCATCGCTGTCAATCCCTTGCCAGCACCAGAGTTGCTTAGTGGCCATGAGGTATTCCCAACACGCGAATGAGCTCTTCAAACGTGGTTAACCCTTGCTCAACAGCCTGGCAGCCATTAGCAAAAAGCGGCTGGATACCTTCCTGTTGTGCGTGTGTTTCCAGTTCTGCCACACCACTACCGTTAGCGATCAACTGGCGTAACGATGGTGTGATGGGAAGAACTTCAAACAGCGCAACTCGACCGTAGAATCCCTGATTGCAGTGTTTGCAACCCAGAGCCTGCCAACGAGGAAGTGGTGTTGACCATAAATTCTCAGGAAGTGTGATTGACTCGCCATGAATATGACGGCAATGCGGACAAAGTTTTCTGACCAGGCGTTGGGCCACAACCAGTGTCAGTGCTGAAGACAACATCCAGTGGGCTACGCCCATTTGTTGCAACCGCACCAAAGTTTCACTGGTGGAGTTGGTATGCAGTGTTGAAAGCACCAGATGCCCGGTTTGCGCAGCTTTAATGGCTATTTCTGCTGTTTCACCATCACGAATTTCCCCCACCATGATGACATCAGGATCCTGGCGAAGAAGTGCCCGTAATACTCCCTGAAAGGTTAGCCCGGCGCGTGGGTGAATTTGTGTCTGATTTAATCCGTCAATGGGGATCTCAACAGGATCTTCCACGCTACAGAGATTGCTTTGTGGCGTATTTCGCGTTTGCAGTGCGCTATACAACGTGACAGTTTTACCGCTACCCGTTGGGCCGGTCACCAGTATCAGCCCCTGAGGTTGTTGCAGTGCCTGAATAAAGGGCTCCAGCTGGTTTTGTTGCATC
Coding sequences:
- the hofC gene encoding protein transport protein HofC, giving the protein MATKQLWCWQGIDSDGHAQEGVLWAQNRAGLLLNLQQLRITPLSMRKINVQKAHWSSRRSAEVIHQLATLLKAGLTLSEGLALLAGQHPSKQWQALLQTLAHELEQGNALSRALTQWSEVFPPLYQAMIRTGELTGKLDECCFELARQQKAQHLLAEKVKKALRYPLIILTLAIVVVVAMLHFVLPEFAAIYKTFNTPLPALTQGVMATADFISQWGGLIMALIVLLAIANRLISRNTEWLIIRQRLLLRCPVVGALIRGQKLTQIFTILALTQSVGISFLQGLESVRETISCPYWSQRLRQMQQEISTGHPIWLALKNAEEFSPLCMQLVRTGEASGSLDSMLHNLAQHHSENTFSLADSLAALLEPALLVVTGIIIGTLVVAMYLPIFHLGDAMSGMG
- the coaE gene encoding dephospho-CoA kinase (Dephospho-CoA kinase (CoaE) performs the final step in coenzyme A biosynthesis.) — encoded protein: MRYTVALTGGIGSGKSTVANAFARLGINIIDADIIARQVVEPGKPALKAIEEHFGREIIAEDGSLKRRVLRERIFSHPEEKAWLNALLHPLIQQETQCQIQRATSPYVLWVVPLLVENALYKKANRVLVIDVTPETQLKRTMRRDDVTREHVEQILAAQATRDARLAVADDVIDNNGTADAIASDVAHLHAKYLQLAAQFVSQEKP
- the yacG gene encoding DNA gyrase inhibitor YacG; its protein translation is MSETITVNCPTCGKTVVWGEISPFRPFCSKRCQLIDLGEWAAEEKRIPSSGDLSESDDWSEEPK
- the guaC gene encoding GMP reductase, encoding MRIEEDLKLGFKDVLIRPKRSTLKSRSDVELERQFTFKHSGQSWSGVPIIAANMDTVGTFSMASALASFDILTAVHKHYSVEEWLAFVNSSSVDVLKHVMVSTGTSDADFEKTKQILALNPALNFVCIDVANGYSEHFVQFVAKAREAWPTKTICAGNVVTGEMCEELILSGADIVKVGIGPGSVCTTRVKTGVGYPQLSAVIECADAAHGLGGMIVSDGGCTTPGDVAKAFGGGADFVMLGGMLAGHEESGGRIVEENGEKFMLFYGMSSESAMKRHVGGVAEYRAAEGKTVKLPLRGPVENTARDILGGLRSACTYVGASRLKELTKRTTFIRVQEQENRIFNSL
- the zapD gene encoding cell division protein ZapD; this encodes MLTQVLFEHPLNEKMRTWLRIEFLIQQLSVNLPVADHAGALHFFRNIADLLDVFERGEVRTELLKELERQQRKLQAWIEVPGVDQDRIEALRTELKNAGSILISAPRIGQFLREDRLIALVRQRLSIPGGCCSFDLPTLHIWLHMPQAMRDAQIETWLASLSPLNHALTLVLDLIRNSVPFRKQTSLNGFYQDNGEDADLLRLQLPLDSQLYPQISGHKSRFAIRFMPLDSENGLVPERLDFELACC
- the gspE gene encoding type II secretion system protein GspE yields the protein MNNAQLTALCQRYQGILLDSDQEVINVAVVDAPSHELLDALHFATQKRINIVCWTRQQMESHQHQPQQTLPAVVSPGHLTAAELLNQTLHSALAKRASDIHVEPAESCYRIRLRIDGVLHALPDVAKETGTALTARLKVLGNLDIAEHRLPQDGQFTVDLAGNAVSFRIATLPCRGGEKVVLRLLHQVEQALDIHQLGMQQNQLEPFIQALQQPQGLILVTGPTGSGKTVTLYSALQTRNTPQSNLCSVEDPVEIPIDGLNQTQIHPRAGLTFQGVLRALLRQDPDVIMVGEIRDGETAEIAIKAAQTGHLVLSTLHTNSTSETLVRLQQMGVAHWMLSSALTLVVAQRLVRKLCPHCRHIHGESITLPENLWSTPLPRWQALGCKHCNQGFYGRVALFEVLPITPSLRQLIANGSGVAELETHAQQEGIQPLFANGCQAVEQGLTTFEELIRVLGIPHGH
- the mutT gene encoding 8-oxo-dGTP diphosphatase MutT, with the protein product MKKLQIAVGIIRNQKHEIFITQRAADAHMANKLEFPGGKIEAGETPDQAVIRELQEEVGITPERFSLFEKLEYQFPDRHITLWFWLVESWEGEPWGKEGQPGQWIALDNLNAEDFPPANEPVIAKLKRLQVG